The following proteins come from a genomic window of Pyxidicoccus sp. MSG2:
- a CDS encoding glycosyltransferase family 4 protein: protein MRRTVSTGPIAFDATLWDEPTTGIGLYTRCLSSALEGLDVRLEKVGAHGSGEHPRGDVGRTSWTLGRLPRVLQRLSAPLYHAHGNFNLPLTRVSGTAYVLTVHDLIPLLMRETVSTAFRWQFRLWLTRSVSLADRVVCVSERTRDDLLARIPEAESRTVVVHNGVDHVHAPVLDAISVDFLRALSLPKDYVLYAGSLDVRKNVDLVLDAMERLRERGRPVSLVLAGQSWFGSGRVERRIARMRSEGHDLRSLGYQADPVFYELMRRAAVFVFPSRYEGFGLPPLEAMHLGTPTIVSNAGSLPEVCGDAALAVRPDDAEGLAQSIERLLKSPEERRALAEKGRARAARFTWKRTAEATLAAYEAALRR from the coding sequence ATGAGGCGCACCGTGTCCACCGGCCCCATCGCCTTCGACGCGACGCTCTGGGACGAGCCCACCACCGGCATCGGCCTGTACACCCGTTGTCTTTCCTCCGCCCTGGAAGGCCTGGACGTGCGCCTGGAGAAGGTTGGCGCGCACGGCTCCGGCGAGCACCCCCGCGGCGACGTGGGCCGCACCTCGTGGACGCTCGGCCGGCTGCCCCGGGTGCTCCAGCGCCTGAGCGCGCCGCTCTACCACGCGCACGGCAACTTCAACCTCCCGCTCACCCGCGTGTCAGGCACCGCCTACGTGCTCACGGTGCATGATCTGATTCCGCTGCTGATGCGGGAGACGGTGTCCACCGCGTTCCGCTGGCAGTTCCGCCTGTGGCTGACGCGCAGCGTGTCTCTGGCGGACCGCGTGGTGTGCGTGAGCGAGCGCACCCGGGACGACCTGCTGGCCCGCATTCCCGAGGCCGAGTCGCGCACCGTGGTGGTGCACAACGGCGTGGACCACGTGCACGCGCCGGTGCTGGATGCCATCAGCGTGGACTTCCTGCGCGCGCTGTCACTGCCGAAGGACTACGTGCTCTACGCGGGCTCGCTGGACGTGCGGAAGAACGTGGACCTGGTGCTGGACGCCATGGAGCGGCTGCGCGAGCGCGGTCGGCCGGTGTCGCTGGTGCTGGCGGGGCAGAGCTGGTTCGGCTCGGGCCGGGTGGAGCGGCGCATCGCCCGGATGCGCTCGGAGGGGCATGATCTGCGCTCGCTCGGCTACCAGGCGGACCCGGTGTTCTACGAGCTGATGCGCCGTGCGGCCGTGTTCGTGTTCCCCTCGCGCTACGAGGGCTTCGGCCTGCCGCCGCTGGAGGCGATGCACCTGGGCACGCCCACCATCGTCTCCAACGCGGGCTCGCTCCCGGAGGTCTGCGGCGACGCGGCGCTGGCGGTGCGGCCGGACGACGCGGAGGGGCTCGCGCAGTCCATCGAACGCCTGCTGAAGTCGCCCGAGGAGCGGCGGGCCCTGGCGGAGAAGGGCCGGGCCCGGGCGGCGAGGTTCACCTGGAAGCGGACCGCCGAGGCCACCCTGGCGGCGTACGAGGCCGCGCTCCGGCGTTGA
- a CDS encoding NADAR family protein gives MNGAEQRRFTFFWREESPFSQWHRSDFMVEGVRYMCAEQYMMAGKARLFGDAEVLASILKSASPKTHKALGRKVRDFDAAAWERERERIVYEGNRAKFTQSAELLKALLATKGTELVEASPLDRIWGVGLGAEDPRIQDPSKWRGLNLLGKVLTKLREDLLSEGITEARPASR, from the coding sequence ATGAACGGAGCCGAGCAGCGCAGGTTCACCTTCTTCTGGCGCGAGGAGTCCCCTTTCTCCCAGTGGCACCGGTCCGACTTCATGGTGGAGGGCGTGCGCTACATGTGCGCGGAGCAGTACATGATGGCGGGCAAGGCGCGCCTCTTCGGGGACGCGGAGGTGCTGGCGAGCATCCTGAAGTCCGCCTCTCCGAAGACGCACAAGGCCCTGGGCCGCAAGGTGCGTGACTTCGACGCCGCCGCGTGGGAGCGCGAGCGGGAGCGCATCGTCTATGAGGGCAACCGCGCGAAGTTCACCCAGAGCGCGGAGCTACTGAAGGCGCTGCTGGCCACGAAGGGCACGGAACTGGTGGAGGCCAGTCCCCTGGACCGCATCTGGGGCGTGGGCCTGGGCGCGGAGGACCCGCGCATCCAGGACCCGTCGAAGTGGCGGGGCTTGAATCTGCTCGGCAAGGTGCTCACGAAGCTGCGTGAGGACCTGCTCTCGGAGGGCATCACCGAGGCCCGCCCCGCCTCGCGGTAG
- a CDS encoding FAD-dependent oxidoreductase: protein MRALTDLPSDSAPTLTLGLPGFTFEDLYRPRGLRRLMERFDAQLAEDEPELFQSYEAYRKSGGTSLTGPAESDLLVRVSRHVSRFVAKLFRLESELERLAGRLKGELPLFDFKREFITRRVFKKGAADRPSLAEFPSLDARMRLLMQLGFPEALATGDLERGLAESVLTLMDLERLFAGSLPAELQPRAEAMRARWAALREGLVSTPEGRDAFGSSLVTQGDDAAELQAVRALLSLADRWTYARALHPETKDVFHAWSTHRIPKPLVFDQLVQLKRPDPELPEITEGDEHHLRHRDGFKLTDRRGTSRDVMNEVDYCVICHERSKDSCSKGFPAKDPVAEGHSYKKNPLGIPLNGCPLDERISEAHLLKREGNSVAALAMVTLDNPMCPGTGHRICNDCMKACIFQKQEPVNIPLAETATLTDVLDLPWGFEIYGLLTRWNPLNVRRPYALPYVGRNVLVVGLGPAGYTLSHYLLNEGFGVTGVDGLKIEPFPDDLVGRNGRALRPIRDWSALTSELDERVLEGFGGVSEYGITVRWDKNFLTLIHLTLARREGFRIYGGVRFGGTLTIEDAWELGFDHIAIAAGAGRPTIIGMKNNLIRGIRKASDFLMALQLTGAFKKDSLANLQVQLPAIVIGGGLTGIDTATELMAYYPVQVEKTLARHERLVADLGEEGVLARLDAEERASYQTFLEHGRAVRAEREKAQAEGRNPDFIKLVRGWGGVSLVYRRSLTESPAYRLNHEEVTKALEEGIRFIERMSPVEALQDASGAVRALRFERQVTVDGKLKGSGQFFELPARTVCVAAGTSPNVTYEKEYPGTFQLDARGEYFQGHELVEADDGFELKPVKAKEDPAAKAGFFTSYRKDGHLISFYGDNHPTYAGNVVKAMASAKDGHPQVARLYAKEVAAMDFTDEVAQARREEQRAAHFAKLDEAFTATVVAVNRLTPTIVEVVVRAPFAASHFSPGQFYRLQNFERNAPVVDGMRLTMEGLALTGAWVDKEKGLMGTIVLEMGSSSRLCAALTPGEQVVLMGPTGAPTEIGHNETVALVGGGLGNAVLFSIARSLKAAGCRVVYFAGYRQKSDSFKQDEIEAGTDQIVWSVDTGDTIAPRRPQDSAFRGNVVQAMLAYAENKLGPAPVISLAEVDRIIAIGSDRMMRAVAEARHGVLQPHLKPGHEAIGSINSPMQCMMKEICAQCLQRHVDPLTGKETWVFSCYNQDQRLDQVDFVNLNQRLRGNTVMEKVADVYLAQLLKKAPHLKRV from the coding sequence ATGCGCGCCTTGACCGACCTGCCCTCCGACTCCGCTCCCACCCTCACCCTGGGCCTGCCGGGCTTCACCTTCGAGGACCTCTACCGCCCGCGCGGCCTGCGCCGGCTGATGGAGCGCTTCGACGCGCAGCTCGCCGAGGACGAACCCGAGCTCTTCCAGAGCTACGAGGCGTACCGCAAATCCGGGGGCACCAGCCTCACCGGCCCCGCCGAGTCGGACCTGCTCGTGCGCGTGTCCCGCCACGTGTCGCGCTTCGTCGCGAAGCTCTTCCGCCTCGAGTCGGAGCTCGAGCGCCTGGCCGGCCGCCTCAAGGGCGAGCTGCCCCTCTTCGACTTCAAGCGCGAGTTCATCACCCGCCGCGTTTTCAAGAAGGGCGCCGCGGACCGCCCCTCGCTGGCCGAGTTCCCCTCGCTGGACGCGCGCATGCGGCTCCTGATGCAGCTCGGCTTCCCGGAGGCGCTGGCCACGGGCGATTTGGAGCGCGGCCTGGCCGAGTCCGTCCTCACGCTGATGGACCTGGAGCGGCTGTTCGCCGGCAGCCTCCCCGCGGAGCTGCAGCCCCGCGCGGAGGCGATGCGCGCCCGATGGGCGGCGCTGCGCGAGGGGCTCGTGTCCACCCCGGAAGGGCGTGACGCCTTCGGCTCCAGCCTCGTCACCCAGGGCGACGACGCCGCGGAGCTGCAGGCCGTCCGCGCGCTCCTGTCGCTGGCGGACCGCTGGACGTACGCGCGCGCCCTGCACCCGGAGACGAAGGACGTCTTCCACGCGTGGTCCACGCACCGGATTCCCAAGCCGCTGGTGTTCGACCAGCTCGTCCAGCTGAAGCGCCCGGACCCGGAGCTGCCCGAAATCACGGAGGGGGACGAGCACCACCTGCGCCACCGCGACGGCTTCAAGCTCACGGACCGCCGCGGCACCTCGCGCGACGTGATGAACGAGGTGGACTACTGCGTCATCTGCCACGAGCGCTCGAAGGACTCGTGCTCCAAGGGCTTCCCCGCGAAGGACCCGGTGGCGGAGGGGCACAGCTACAAGAAGAACCCGCTGGGGATTCCGCTCAACGGGTGCCCGCTCGACGAGCGCATCTCCGAGGCGCACCTGCTCAAGCGCGAGGGCAACTCCGTGGCCGCGCTGGCCATGGTGACGCTGGACAACCCGATGTGCCCGGGCACCGGCCACCGCATCTGCAATGACTGCATGAAGGCGTGCATCTTCCAGAAGCAGGAGCCGGTGAACATCCCCCTGGCGGAGACGGCCACCCTCACGGACGTGCTGGACTTGCCCTGGGGCTTCGAAATCTACGGGCTGCTCACCCGGTGGAACCCGCTCAACGTCCGCCGCCCGTACGCCCTGCCCTACGTGGGCCGCAACGTGCTGGTGGTGGGCCTGGGCCCCGCCGGCTACACGCTGTCCCACTACCTGCTCAACGAGGGCTTCGGCGTCACCGGCGTGGACGGCCTCAAGATCGAGCCCTTCCCGGATGACCTGGTGGGCCGCAACGGCCGCGCCCTGCGGCCCATCCGCGACTGGTCCGCGCTCACCAGCGAGCTGGACGAGCGCGTGCTGGAGGGCTTCGGCGGCGTGTCCGAGTACGGAATCACCGTGCGCTGGGACAAGAACTTCCTCACGCTCATCCACCTCACGCTCGCGCGCCGCGAGGGCTTCCGCATCTACGGCGGCGTGCGCTTCGGTGGCACGCTGACGATTGAAGACGCGTGGGAGCTGGGCTTCGACCACATCGCCATCGCCGCCGGCGCGGGGCGCCCCACCATCATCGGGATGAAGAACAACCTCATCCGGGGCATCCGCAAGGCGAGCGACTTCCTCATGGCGCTGCAGCTCACCGGCGCCTTCAAGAAGGACTCGCTGGCCAACCTCCAGGTGCAATTGCCCGCCATCGTCATCGGCGGCGGCCTCACCGGCATCGACACCGCCACCGAGCTGATGGCGTACTACCCGGTGCAGGTGGAGAAGACGCTCGCCCGCCATGAGCGACTGGTGGCGGACCTCGGCGAGGAGGGCGTGCTGGCCCGCCTGGACGCCGAGGAGCGAGCCTCCTACCAGACCTTCCTGGAGCACGGCCGCGCGGTGCGCGCCGAGCGCGAGAAGGCGCAGGCCGAGGGGCGCAACCCGGACTTCATCAAGCTGGTGCGCGGCTGGGGCGGGGTGAGCCTCGTCTACCGCCGCAGCCTCACCGAGTCCCCCGCCTACCGCCTCAACCACGAGGAAGTCACCAAGGCGCTCGAGGAGGGCATCCGCTTCATCGAGCGCATGAGCCCCGTGGAGGCACTGCAGGACGCGTCCGGCGCGGTGCGCGCGCTGCGCTTCGAGCGCCAGGTGACGGTGGACGGCAAGTTGAAGGGCAGCGGGCAGTTCTTCGAGCTGCCCGCGCGCACGGTGTGCGTCGCCGCCGGCACGTCGCCCAACGTCACGTACGAGAAGGAATACCCGGGCACCTTCCAGCTCGACGCGCGCGGGGAGTACTTCCAGGGCCACGAACTGGTGGAGGCCGATGACGGCTTCGAGCTGAAGCCCGTGAAGGCCAAGGAGGACCCGGCGGCGAAGGCGGGCTTCTTCACGTCGTACCGGAAGGACGGCCACCTCATCTCCTTCTACGGCGACAACCACCCCACCTACGCGGGCAACGTGGTGAAGGCCATGGCCAGCGCGAAGGACGGCCACCCGCAGGTGGCTCGCCTGTACGCGAAGGAAGTGGCGGCCATGGACTTCACCGACGAGGTGGCCCAGGCCCGCCGCGAGGAGCAGCGCGCCGCGCACTTCGCGAAGCTGGACGAGGCCTTCACGGCCACCGTCGTCGCCGTCAACCGGCTGACTCCGACGATTGTGGAAGTGGTGGTCCGTGCGCCCTTCGCGGCGAGCCACTTCTCCCCCGGCCAGTTCTACCGCCTGCAGAACTTCGAGCGGAACGCGCCCGTGGTGGACGGCATGCGCCTCACCATGGAGGGCCTGGCCCTCACCGGCGCGTGGGTGGACAAGGAGAAGGGGCTGATGGGCACCATCGTCCTGGAGATGGGCTCGTCCTCGCGCCTGTGCGCGGCGCTCACCCCGGGCGAGCAGGTGGTGCTGATGGGCCCCACCGGCGCGCCCACGGAAATCGGCCACAACGAGACGGTGGCGCTCGTGGGCGGCGGCCTGGGCAACGCGGTGCTCTTCTCCATCGCCCGCTCGCTCAAGGCGGCCGGCTGCCGCGTCGTCTACTTCGCCGGCTACCGGCAGAAGTCGGACTCCTTCAAGCAGGACGAGATTGAAGCCGGCACGGACCAGATTGTGTGGTCCGTGGACACGGGTGACACGATTGCGCCGCGGCGCCCGCAGGACTCGGCGTTCCGGGGCAACGTGGTGCAGGCCATGCTGGCCTATGCGGAGAACAAGCTGGGCCCGGCGCCCGTCATCTCCCTGGCGGAGGTGGACCGCATCATCGCCATCGGCTCGGACCGGATGATGCGCGCGGTGGCCGAGGCGCGGCACGGCGTGCTCCAGCCGCACCTCAAGCCCGGCCACGAGGCCATCGGCTCCATCAACTCGCCGATGCAGTGCATGATGAAGGAGATCTGCGCCCAGTGCCTCCAGCGGCACGTGGACCCGCTCACCGGCAAGGAGACGTGGGTGTTCTCCTGCTACAACCAGGACCAGCGGCTGGACCAGGTGGACTTCGTCAACCTCAACCAGCGCCTGCGCGGCAACACCGTCATGGAGAAGGTGGCGGACGTCTACCTGGCGCAGCTCCTCAAGAAGGCGCCGCACCTCAAGCGCGTCTGA
- a CDS encoding glycosyltransferase family 4 protein, whose amino-acid sequence MAIHQLIPSFVPGDATGQAALHLQLLLRRMGHAGALYADELGAGLEGLASPASALRPEPEDLVLYHHGIASPLSSRLMHLPCRRGVVFHNISPARFYTGLPLADALVAGRAQLAAMAPFADVAIGVSDFNTAELRTAGYRNVHTVPLFIEPERFSRDNADPKMLRQLAGPGPVLLGVSRVMPHKRFEDLITLHRELLRLRPQARLLMVGGYEPGSRYFKALQREAKGLSGVHFLGRLSHAQLVAAYRSASVFVSMSEHEGFGVPLIEAMSAEVPVLAYAAAAVPETLGGAGVAFDQKRFAFLAELAVDLSEDLSLREPVIAGQMRRLEHFSAASAQLALSRALDGFLAPPAPRPRTVPKRPRVALVVQRYGEVTGGAEKLAAQVAEHMAPHWDLTVLTTCAKNHLSWENVFPPGPDEVDGIKVLRFPSTRARNIRGFNGLSRQVFDKPNERLREEQWVAEQGPLCPGLLNHLATRRDAYDGYLFFTYLYAPTVWGLPLVADRALLVPTTHDESPVRFGLYKDVFERPRALLCLTPEELTIIEKYFPNHARTRVVGVGVDRPEADGARFREKHGIHKHYLLYVGRQEPGKGVGELLEYHRALKQRYADAPDLVLAGDTNMELSGEGVRYLGRIEEQDKHDALAGALAVVVPSRYESLSLLTLEAFAQGTPVLVNGRSDVLVGQVERSGAGRTYTDLESFIKGLREVGEQRSPLGKKGLAYVKKQGWPQVVAAYREELERILEENRQ is encoded by the coding sequence ATGGCGATCCACCAGTTGATACCGAGCTTCGTCCCCGGCGACGCCACCGGGCAGGCCGCGCTGCACCTCCAACTGCTGCTGCGTCGCATGGGCCACGCGGGCGCGCTGTACGCGGACGAGCTGGGCGCGGGCCTGGAGGGTCTTGCCAGCCCCGCCTCCGCGCTGCGGCCCGAGCCCGAAGACCTGGTCCTCTATCACCACGGCATCGCCTCGCCGCTGAGCAGCCGGCTGATGCACCTGCCCTGCCGCCGGGGCGTGGTGTTCCACAACATCAGCCCCGCGCGCTTCTACACGGGCCTGCCGCTGGCGGATGCGCTGGTGGCGGGGCGCGCCCAGCTCGCGGCCATGGCGCCCTTCGCGGACGTGGCCATCGGCGTGTCGGACTTCAACACCGCGGAACTGCGCACCGCGGGCTACCGCAACGTCCACACCGTGCCGCTGTTCATCGAGCCCGAGCGCTTCAGCCGGGACAACGCGGACCCGAAGATGCTGCGACAGCTCGCCGGCCCCGGCCCGGTGCTGCTGGGCGTCAGCCGGGTGATGCCGCACAAGCGCTTCGAGGACCTCATCACCCTGCACCGCGAACTGCTGCGGCTGCGACCTCAGGCGCGACTGTTGATGGTGGGCGGGTACGAGCCGGGCAGCCGCTACTTCAAGGCGCTCCAGCGTGAAGCGAAGGGCCTGAGTGGCGTGCACTTCCTGGGGCGGCTGAGCCACGCGCAGCTCGTGGCGGCGTACCGCTCCGCGTCCGTCTTCGTCTCCATGAGCGAGCACGAGGGCTTCGGCGTCCCGCTCATCGAGGCCATGTCGGCCGAGGTGCCGGTGCTGGCATACGCGGCGGCGGCGGTGCCGGAGACGCTCGGCGGCGCGGGGGTGGCCTTCGACCAGAAGCGCTTCGCCTTCCTGGCCGAGCTCGCGGTGGACCTGAGCGAGGACCTGTCCTTGCGCGAGCCTGTCATCGCCGGGCAGATGCGCCGGCTGGAGCACTTCTCCGCTGCGTCCGCGCAGCTCGCCCTCTCCCGCGCGCTGGACGGGTTCCTGGCTCCGCCCGCGCCGCGCCCGCGCACGGTGCCGAAGCGCCCGCGCGTGGCGCTGGTGGTGCAGCGCTACGGCGAGGTGACGGGCGGCGCGGAGAAGCTGGCCGCGCAGGTGGCCGAGCATATGGCCCCGCACTGGGACCTCACGGTGCTGACCACGTGCGCGAAGAACCACCTGTCCTGGGAGAATGTCTTCCCGCCCGGGCCCGATGAGGTGGACGGCATCAAGGTGCTGCGCTTCCCGTCGACGCGGGCGCGCAACATCCGGGGCTTCAACGGGCTGTCGCGGCAGGTGTTCGACAAGCCCAACGAGCGGCTGCGCGAGGAGCAGTGGGTAGCGGAGCAGGGCCCGCTGTGCCCGGGGCTGCTGAACCACCTGGCCACCAGGCGCGACGCGTACGACGGCTACCTGTTCTTCACGTACCTCTACGCGCCCACGGTGTGGGGCCTGCCGCTGGTGGCGGACCGGGCACTGCTGGTGCCCACCACGCACGACGAGTCGCCCGTCCGCTTCGGGTTGTACAAAGACGTCTTCGAGCGCCCGCGCGCCCTCCTCTGCCTCACGCCGGAGGAGCTGACCATCATCGAGAAGTACTTCCCCAACCACGCGCGGACGCGGGTGGTGGGCGTGGGCGTGGACCGGCCCGAGGCGGACGGCGCGCGCTTCCGCGAGAAGCACGGCATCCACAAGCACTACCTGCTCTATGTGGGGCGGCAGGAGCCGGGCAAGGGCGTGGGGGAATTGCTCGAGTACCACCGGGCGCTGAAGCAGCGGTACGCGGATGCGCCGGACCTGGTGCTCGCGGGCGACACCAACATGGAGCTGTCCGGCGAGGGCGTGCGCTACCTGGGCCGCATCGAAGAGCAGGACAAACACGACGCACTGGCCGGGGCGCTGGCGGTGGTGGTGCCGTCCCGGTACGAGAGCCTGTCGCTGCTGACGCTGGAGGCCTTCGCGCAGGGCACGCCGGTGCTGGTGAACGGGCGCTCGGACGTGCTGGTGGGCCAGGTGGAGCGCAGCGGGGCGGGCCGGACGTACACGGACCTGGAGTCGTTCATCAAGGGCCTGCGCGAGGTGGGCGAGCAACGGTCGCCCCTGGGGAAGAAGGGCCTGGCGTACGTGAAGAAGCAGGGCTGGCCACAGGTGGTGGCGGCCTACCGTGAGGAGCTGGAGCGCATCCTCGAGGAGAATCGCCAATGA
- a CDS encoding SixA phosphatase family protein yields MRIFLVRHGDADAEIPEGLGDEARALTAKARATTSQHFASLSERMGPVGLILTSPLVRTVQTAQILSIETKHEGLLKVHRCLLPDMPVGAVEPVLTEHSDQNLVLVGHQPSMGALAAHLLGMQSFPKPVNPGTVIALERTEGETPQLKFLFYAAPGQQVLDVIQ; encoded by the coding sequence TTGAGGATTTTCCTGGTTAGGCACGGCGATGCGGACGCAGAGATCCCCGAGGGTCTCGGCGACGAGGCGCGCGCGCTCACCGCGAAGGCCCGCGCCACGACGTCGCAGCACTTCGCGTCGCTGTCGGAGCGCATGGGCCCCGTGGGTCTCATCCTGACCAGCCCGCTGGTGCGCACGGTGCAGACGGCGCAGATTCTCTCCATCGAGACGAAGCACGAGGGTCTGCTCAAGGTGCACCGGTGCCTGCTGCCGGACATGCCCGTGGGCGCGGTGGAGCCGGTGCTGACCGAGCACTCGGACCAGAACCTCGTGCTCGTGGGGCATCAGCCCTCCATGGGGGCGCTGGCGGCCCACCTGCTGGGCATGCAGTCCTTCCCCAAGCCCGTCAACCCGGGCACCGTCATCGCGCTGGAGCGCACGGAGGGGGAGACGCCCCAGCTGAAGTTCCTGTTCTACGCGGCCCCTGGCCAGCAGGTGCTCGACGTCATCCAGTGA
- a CDS encoding class I SAM-dependent methyltransferase, translating to MTERAHRRQAEPHLAPVPDACYLCKGARLRMKFPARGGGEPEGAAAYNCTSFGHRSHPPIWECKDCGMLFQWPMRSAQELLSAYQGVEDPLYVAEKENRYHTFRKVVRALGPPLGRTLLDVGAYCGYFLDVAREAGFRAEGLELSRWAAGHARSLGFTVHGVPLAELAARGVQYDVVTLWDVVEHFADPRAELEAAFRLVRPGGRIYLSTIDAGSLVARVLGGQWPWLMDMHLFYFGRPTLATLLEEVGFHVKDTRTYTHIISADYLLRKVGASFRPAAPALELARRVVPGAWAIPFNLGDNMLMAAERPA from the coding sequence ATGACGGAACGCGCCCACCGCCGCCAGGCGGAGCCCCACCTCGCTCCGGTGCCCGACGCCTGCTACCTGTGCAAGGGAGCCCGGCTGCGGATGAAGTTCCCCGCCCGCGGCGGTGGAGAGCCCGAGGGCGCGGCGGCCTACAACTGCACCTCCTTCGGCCACCGGAGCCACCCGCCTATCTGGGAATGCAAGGACTGCGGGATGCTCTTCCAGTGGCCCATGCGCTCGGCGCAGGAGCTGCTGTCGGCGTACCAGGGCGTGGAGGACCCGCTGTATGTGGCGGAGAAGGAGAACCGCTACCACACGTTCCGCAAGGTGGTGCGGGCGCTGGGGCCGCCGCTGGGGCGGACGCTGCTCGACGTGGGCGCCTACTGCGGCTACTTCCTGGACGTGGCGCGCGAGGCCGGCTTCCGCGCGGAGGGGCTGGAGCTGTCGCGCTGGGCGGCGGGGCACGCGCGCTCGCTGGGCTTCACCGTGCACGGGGTTCCGCTGGCGGAGCTGGCGGCGCGGGGCGTCCAGTACGACGTGGTGACGCTGTGGGACGTGGTGGAGCACTTCGCGGACCCGCGCGCCGAGCTGGAGGCCGCGTTCCGGCTGGTGCGCCCCGGCGGCCGCATCTACCTGTCCACCATCGACGCGGGCAGCCTCGTGGCCCGGGTGTTGGGGGGCCAGTGGCCGTGGCTGATGGACATGCACCTGTTCTATTTCGGCCGGCCCACCCTGGCGACGCTGCTGGAAGAAGTGGGCTTCCACGTGAAGGACACGCGGACGTACACGCACATCATCTCCGCGGACTACCTGCTGCGGAAGGTGGGGGCGAGCTTCCGTCCCGCGGCGCCGGCGCTGGAGCTGGCCCGGCGCGTGGTGCCGGGGGCGTGGGCCATTCCGTTCAACCTGGGCGACAACATGCTGATGGCCGCCGAGCGGCCAGCCTGA
- a CDS encoding glycosyltransferase gives MDEPVISVVIPAYNEGQRLPRFVGELTRVFLERPAPPVEFVVVDDGSRPEHATLQRACVEEARARLAAKGAHHRFTYVAAPRNQGKGSAIRLGWRGASPGATWLGFVDADGAISAEELHRLVEMTVSAAGRDTDVIAGSRILMAGRRVVRNLHRHLQGRVFATLTDANFGLHFYDTQCGVKLIRASLLRPLLDVLREERWLLDIELLALLKRQGARALEVPIDWEDFGGSKVIPGLDGLRMFWGLLQLRRRLERLSLPAPAPRSEQESLPASVTGSGTR, from the coding sequence GTGGACGAGCCTGTCATCAGCGTGGTCATCCCCGCCTACAACGAGGGCCAGCGCCTGCCCCGCTTCGTGGGAGAGCTGACGCGCGTCTTCCTGGAGCGCCCCGCCCCGCCGGTGGAGTTCGTCGTCGTGGACGACGGCAGCCGCCCCGAGCACGCCACGCTCCAGCGTGCGTGCGTGGAAGAAGCCCGGGCCCGGCTCGCCGCGAAGGGCGCCCACCACCGCTTCACCTACGTGGCCGCCCCGCGCAACCAGGGCAAGGGCTCGGCCATCCGGCTGGGCTGGCGCGGCGCCTCGCCCGGCGCCACGTGGCTGGGCTTCGTGGACGCGGACGGCGCCATCAGCGCGGAGGAGCTCCACCGGCTCGTGGAGATGACGGTCTCCGCCGCCGGCCGGGACACGGACGTGATTGCCGGCTCGCGCATCCTCATGGCCGGCCGCCGCGTGGTGCGCAACCTCCACCGTCATCTGCAGGGGCGCGTCTTCGCCACGCTGACGGACGCCAACTTCGGCCTGCACTTCTACGACACCCAATGTGGCGTGAAGCTCATCCGCGCCTCCCTGCTGCGCCCGCTGCTGGACGTACTGCGCGAGGAGCGCTGGCTGCTGGACATCGAGCTGCTCGCGCTGCTCAAGCGTCAGGGCGCCCGCGCGCTGGAAGTCCCCATCGACTGGGAGGACTTCGGCGGCTCCAAGGTCATCCCCGGCCTGGACGGGCTGCGCATGTTCTGGGGCCTGCTCCAGCTCCGGCGCAGGCTGGAGCGGCTGTCCCTCCCCGCCCCCGCGCCGCGCTCGGAGCAGGAGTCCCTGCCCGCCAGCGTCACGGGAAGCGGTACACGGTGA